Proteins from one Enoplosus armatus isolate fEnoArm2 chromosome 4, fEnoArm2.hap1, whole genome shotgun sequence genomic window:
- the fam222aa gene encoding protein FAM222A: MLACLQRRQNPPPQHPVCASKTLEPPQALGRKCELVVPAHSPRYPTAAELDAYAQKTANSPLSIKIFPTNIRVPQHKHLNRTVNGYDTTGQRYSPYPHLHTGGYHGLLAIVKASSSSSSSSTSTFVSSKGVLKNSEGRRTKLSPAHIAVAPYPPPSSSTLASGHGQMVYHTGPSKPPEGPGLSVPPNVTVAGSVIPVTGGRGLALPAQSNLPSIQSIIYQINQHCQAQALQQVCQGAATAPSNSSPSKQGTAVMGLSSSSSGGGYVVGMGPQANMVYTGPGLPAQNAEAMKTGVYADGMDYILWQKQQQQQQQQQQQQQQQAVLRMYSGGSGGGGAISKSPETCIPGGGIMAAQVSSSSSRPYHLTASASGGGGMDKVSSSPLNCVGMHGNFSVGQYFAPPWNSVLVTPDSDCYNPQELMATSTGGPATGHREMGYPHHHQLYHHHHHHHPAIDSGGGVCCSLPSKSLCNTSVLSSSLQSLEYLINDIHPPCIKEQMLGKGYETVSVPRLLDHQHAHIRLPVYR, from the exons ATGCTGGCTTGTCTGCAGAGGAGGCAAAACCCTCCACCCCAGCACCCGGTGTGTGCCAGCAAGACCCTGGAGCCCCCGCAAGCCCTTGGACGGAAAT GTGAGCTGGTGGTGCCCGCACATTCCCCACGCTACCCCACTGCGGCAGAACTTGATGCCTACGCTCAGAAGACGGCCAATAGCCCTCTGTCCATCAAGATCTTCCCCACCAACATCAGGGTTCCCCAGCACAAGCACCTTAACCGGACTGTGAATGGATATGACACCACAGGGCAACGCTACAGTCCCTACCCACATCTCCACACAGGGGGCTACCATGGCCTGCTTGCCATCGTCAAggcctcctcctcatcgtcatcatcatcaacatccaCCTTTGTCTCTTCAAAAGGTGTTCTCAAGAACTCCGAAGGCAGACGGACTAAGCTCTCTCCAGCCCACATAGCTGTTGCCCCATACCCACCCCCTAGTAGTAGCACTTTAGCCAGTGGCCACGGCCAAATGGTATACCACACTGGGCCCTCAAAGCCTCCAGAAGGCCCCGGACTGTCAGTTCCCCCAAATGTCACTGTAGCTGGCTCAGTGATTCCTGTAACAGGGGGCCGAGGCCTGGCCCTGCCTGCACAGTCCAACCTCCCCTCCATCCAGAGCATCATCTACCAGATCAACCAGCATTGCCAGGCCCAGGCTTTGCAGCAGGTGTGCCAAGGGGCTGCCACTGCACCATCAAATTCCAGCCCCTCTAAGCAGGGCACAGCAGTAATGGGGCTGTCTTCTAGCTCCTCAGGTGGAGGCTACGTGGTGGGAATGGGCCCCCAGGCTAATATGGTGTACACAGGGCCCGGGCTGCCGGCTCAAAATGCAGAGGCGATGAAGACTGGTGTGTACGCAGATGGTATGGACTATATCCTTTGGcagaagcaacaacaacaacaacaacaacaacaacagcagcagcagcaacaggctgTGCTCCGCATGTACAGTGGAGGTAGCGGAGGTGGGGGCGCCATCAGCAAGTCCCCTGAAACTTGTATTCCAGGGGGAGGGATTATGGCGGCCCAagtgtcctcctcttcctccagacCTTACCACCTGACAGCGAGTGCCAGCGGAGGAGGCGGGATGGACAAAGTCAGCTCTTCCCCTTTGAACTGTGTGGGTATGCATGGAAATTTCTCAGTGGGTCAATACTTTGCCCCGCCATGGAACAGTGTGTTGGTGACACCTGACAGTGACTGCTACAACCCCCAGGAGCTTATGGCCACCTCCACAGGAGGGCCAGCCACAGGGCACAGAGAGATGGGCTACCCCCACCACCATCAACTctaccaccaccatcatcatcaccaccctGCTATAGACAGCGGGGGAGGTGTGTGCTGCAGCCTGCCCAGCAAGAGCTTGTGCAACACGTCagtgctgagcagcagcttgcAGTCTCTGGAGTACCTGATCAACGACATCCATCCACCCTGCATCAAGGAGCAGATGCTTGGCAAAGGCTACGAGACTGTGTCTGTGCCACGTCTGTTAGACCACCAGCATGCACACATCCGCCTCCCTGTTTACAGAtag